In Spirochaetota bacterium, the genomic stretch CTAAAAGTTTGCAAAATGCATTCAACTAATGATTGGGCAACAATTCCACTAAATATTGAAATATTTTAATAAAATTGTTGCAATTTTTATTTATGATAAAAATTATTGTCTATCATTTTTTATGATATTTATACAATAAGGGCAAATTGCTTACACTGCGTTTGTGTTTTAAAAGCTCGGGGATAAAAATTTGACAATTCATTATATTCAGCTATAGTTATAAGTAACTATCGTATAACATACACAATTTAGATTCTTTGCTATTATAGTAATCATAACCAGGACAGGAGATGTACAATGGCTAAATGTGAAGTATGCGGAAAGGCTGTGTTATTTGGTCATAATGTAAGCCATTCCAATAAAAAGACTGCAAAAGTGTGGCATCCTAATGTTCAGAAGATACGAGTAGTTGAAGGCAATAAAGTGGTACGCAAAAACGTTTGCACCCGATGCATCCGTTCAGGTGCTATACGAAAAGCAATCTAATATCTACGTTAAAAGACCAACTATTACCATAATACCAGCCACAAAAATTAATAAGCCTACTACACCTGTAAGTATTGCAGGTGCAAGCAGGTATCCTATTGCCCTTATAGGTTCTATTGAATACCGCTGCGAAATGCATCGCATTGCTATTATAATTGACCACACTAATAATGCAAGTGACCCCAGACTATAAAAAAAGACCGGTGCAAAATATAACGATTGAAAGATCAAAACGATTGGCACAATAAACAAGCGTGGTACCTGAGAAAGCGCCAACACATTAATAATAAAAACACCTGATGCCTGATGCCCTGCAACCTGCAGCGTTATTGTAAGCAATCCACTATACACTACAATACAAACTACAGTGATAAGTAAAAGAGCCACAAAACCATACGTTAGTTTATAGTAAAAAAAATTAGACTGAACTACAAGAAGCCCTTGAGCAACAATATCCATAAAAACCGCGACCGCCACAACTATTGCACTTATTATAAAATGCTTTTTCTCTTCAACAGAAATAATTTGTGAAAGCTTTTCAGGGTCAACAAGCGCGTTATAAAAATAATCAATAAACTGTACAATATTCATGGCATGTAACTGTATTCTACTAAGTTATACTGTGTTGGTATGTACTGTTCAAGCTTTGGTTTTACAAATGAAGACATAGTTGCAAGAATTCTTTCAAATGGACTTGCTGTATCTTCATAAACTGCACTATCTTCAGGCAGTTTTGCAAGCTGCCGCGCTTTATTTAATGCATCTTCAAATGTGCCTAGTTCATCAACAAGTTTATATTCCACAGCTTGGCT encodes the following:
- the rpmB gene encoding 50S ribosomal protein L28; its protein translation is MAKCEVCGKAVLFGHNVSHSNKKTAKVWHPNVQKIRVVEGNKVVRKNVCTRCIRSGAIRKAI